The genomic region TTTTCGCACCTCTGGTCGTCCGGGATGAGACCACGACGGCCCCCGAGCCCGAGCGGCACCGCGCCGAGGCGCCAGTTAGGGTTGTCCGGGGTTCGGTCATCATCGAGCTCGCACAGGATGCGCCCGCGGCCCGGATTGCCGAGATAGTCCACGCGCTGGAGGCGCATCCATGTTGATGCCCTCGCAGGGCGTGCGGATCCTGGTGGCGACACAGCCGGTGGACTTCCGGAAAGGCCATGACGGTCTCGCAGCGCTGGTCCAGTCGACGCTGGCCGAGGACCCATTTACCGGCACCGTCTTCGTCTTCCGCTCGAAGCGGGCCGACCGGTTGAAGATCCTGTTCTGGGACGGCAGTGGGCTCGTGATGGCCTACAAGCGGCTGGAAGAAAGCACCTTCACCTGGCCGGCGATCCGCGACGGGGCCATGACCCTGAACCGCGCGCAATTCGAGGCCCTGTTTGCCGGCCTGGACTGGCGCCGGGTGCGGTCACTGGAGGTGCGTCGGCCGGCTGTGGCAGAGTGACTCGCCCCGACGAATGACGGGGCATCGGCGCATTTGGCGCGGTATGATCTGCGCATGTCCAGCGCCCCACCCATCGATCTGTCCGCGATCCCCGAAAGCCAGCGCGCCGCCGTGCTGGCGGTGCTGCAGGAGCGTGACGCGCTGAAGGACGCGAACCGGCGGCTCGAGCATCTCGTGGCCGAGCTGAACCATGTCGTGCATGGCAAGCGGTCCGAGAAGCTGAGCGATGATGACCGACAGCTGGCCTTCGAGGACCTGGAAACCGCCGTCGCCGAGGTCGAGACCCGCAAGGAGCAGGTTGCGCCGTCGACGGCCACGCCGCGCCCGGCACGGCGTCGCAACCTGGGCCATCTGCCTGCCGAGTTGCCGCGCATCGAGCGTGTCCTGGAACCCGCAAGCCTCGATTGTCCATGTGGCTGCGGCCGGATGCACCGGATCGGCGAGGACCGCACCGAGCGCCTCGACATCATCCCGGCGCAACTCCGGGTCCTGGTCGACACCCGGCCGAAGTATGCCTGCCTTGTCTGTTCGGACGGGGTCACCCAGGCGCCAGCAGCACCTTGGCTGATCGAAGGTGGGCTACCGACCGAGGGCGCCATCGCGCATGTCCTGATGTCCAAGTTCGCGGACCACCTGCCGTTCTACCGCCAAAGCCAGATCCTGGCGCGCTCCGGCATCCAGATCGACCGCAGCACCCTGGCGGACTGGGCCGGCACAGCAGCCTTCCATCTCGGCCCCGTGGTCGACAGGCTGACCGAGCATCTCAAGTCGTCCGGCAAGCTGTTCATGGACGAGACCACCGCCCCGGTCCTCGACCCAGGCCGTGGCCGAACCAAGACCGGCTACCTCTGGGCGCTTGCCCGGGATGACCGCGGATGGGGCGGAGAGGACCCGCCCGGCGTGGTCTTCACCTACCATCCCAGCCGCGCAGGGGCGCATGCAGAGCAGATCCTGCAGGGCTTCGACGG from Salipiger abyssi harbors:
- the tnpB gene encoding IS66 family insertion sequence element accessory protein TnpB (TnpB, as the term is used for proteins encoded by IS66 family insertion elements, is considered an accessory protein, since TnpC, encoded by a neighboring gene, is a DDE family transposase.); amino-acid sequence: MLMPSQGVRILVATQPVDFRKGHDGLAALVQSTLAEDPFTGTVFVFRSKRADRLKILFWDGSGLVMAYKRLEESTFTWPAIRDGAMTLNRAQFEALFAGLDWRRVRSLEVRRPAVAE
- the tnpC gene encoding IS66 family transposase, with amino-acid sequence MSSAPPIDLSAIPESQRAAVLAVLQERDALKDANRRLEHLVAELNHVVHGKRSEKLSDDDRQLAFEDLETAVAEVETRKEQVAPSTATPRPARRRNLGHLPAELPRIERVLEPASLDCPCGCGRMHRIGEDRTERLDIIPAQLRVLVDTRPKYACLVCSDGVTQAPAAPWLIEGGLPTEGAIAHVLMSKFADHLPFYRQSQILARSGIQIDRSTLADWAGTAAFHLGPVVDRLTEHLKSSGKLFMDETTAPVLDPGRGRTKTGYLWALARDDRGWGGEDPPGVVFTYHPSRAGAHAEQILQGFDGILQLDGYTGYDRLTRPSRKGGAPITVAHCWAHARRKLKEVFDRDGSEIAAEGLRRIAEFYRIEAEIRGMGPGQRLSARQARSAPLVAAFGDWLQAQRLRVSAKSRLGEKLTYIHRHWPGLQTFLHDGRVEIDSNAVENLIRPIALTRKNALFAGHDEGGRTWARAASLIATAKINGVEPFAYLKATLEAIAAGHPASRIDELLPWNFNPAS